Within Sandaracinaceae bacterium, the genomic segment CGGCGCTCCCCGCCTCGGTGCAGCGCGACGCGAGCCTCTTCGCGGCCGAGCTCGGCCTCTCGCGCGACAGCGAGTTCGGGCAGGCCCTGCGCGCCCTGGCCACGCACTTCCGCAGCTTCGAGGAGTCGAGCGAGCCGCCGCGCGACACCGGGCGGATCTATCTCGACCTCTCCCGCGGTAAGCGCGGCATCTGCCGGCACCGCGCGTACGGCTTCGTCATCACCGCGATCGGGCTCGGCATGCACGCGCGCTTCGTGCAGAACGAGGCGCACGCGTGGGCGGAGGTGGAGCTGCCGGGTGACGCGGGCTGGCTGCGGGTGGATCTGGGCGGCGCGGCGACGGGGCTCGAGGCGCGCGGCGCGGAGAACCGACCCCCGCACCGGCCCGACGTGACCGATCCGCTGCCGCGCCCCGAGGCGTACGAGCGCGCCTACGAAGAGGCGGCGCAGATGAGCGGCCTCCGCGCGCCCGAGCCGGGCGAGGGCGGCGGCGAAGGACAGGGCGGCGGCGCGTCTGGCGTTGGAGAGGACGGCGACTCCGAGCTGTCGGGCGCCGCGCCGTCAGAAGGCCCGAGCGCGCAGCCGCAGCCCGGGAGCGGGGCGCGACGCCCTCTCACGCTCACCGTCGATCGGCGCGCGTTCGAGGTCTTCCGCGGCCGGGAGCTCGAGGTGACCGGCGGCGCCCGATCCGGCGGCGGCGCCGTCGCGGGGCTCCGCGTCGAGGCGCTGCTGCGGGCCCCCCGCGGCGACCGCGAGTGGCTGCTCGGCGTCACCGTCACGGACGAGAACGGCCGCTACCGTGGGGTCTACGGCGTGCCCCCCGACTTGCCGGTCGGTGACTATCAGCTCCTCGTCCGCAGCCCGGGCAACCGCGAGCTCTCGGCGGCCACGGCGCGTTGAGTCTCAGAAGAGGCTCGTGTCCGCGTCCTCGCGCGGCGGGACGACGGCGGCGTCGCCGCGGCGGCGCTCGAGGAAGGTTCGCAAGATGCGCTGCTCGGTGCGGCCACGCTCGCGCACGGGCGTCGGGACGCGCAGGACGAGCTCGAGCTCGCCCGCCTTCGGCATCGCGACCAGGACCCGCGGCTCGACGGAGAACTTCGGGAGCGAGTGCTTGTCGCTGAGGCGGTCCATGAAGGCGCGCGCGGGCTCGACGAAGTCGGCGCACGCGTCGTTGGCCACCGCGAGCAAGGTCTCCTCCGCGCTCCGCCAGTCGTCCTCGGCCTTGATGGGCAGGGTCATCACGTGCACGACGTAGCGGTCCATGAAGGTCTCGTTGGTCACGCCGCCGCTCAGCATCACGCTGTTGGGCACGACGACCGCGCGGCCGGTCCGCTGGTGACCCGGGCCGACCTCGAGGAGCGTGGTCGAGAGCAGGGTGCTGTCGATCACGTCGCCGCGGACGCCGCCCATCTCGACCCGGTCGCCGATCGCGAACGAGCCGCTCGTCGCGCGCAGGATCGAGCCGCTCACGCACATGATCAGCTCTTTGGTCGCGAGCACAATGGCGGCCGCGATGGCCACCACGCTCACCGCGAAGGCCTGGAGCTCCGAGGCCCAGATGACCATCACGCCGAGGCCGAGGCCGATCAGCACGAGGTTCCGGACGCTCGCGGTCCAGCGTCGCCGCATCGCGTCCGACGAGACCTTCATGTTGCGGATGGTCCGCAGCACCGCGAAGCGCGAGAGGATGAGCGCGAAGATGAGCGTCCCGGTGGCGAGCAGGTTCCGCCGCAGCTCGGGGTCGTCCAGGAACGTCCAGGTCACGGGGCACACTTGCCGCCTCGTCGGCCTCCACGCAACATCCGGGCATGAGCCTCGTCGCCAATGTCACCAGCGCCTTCGAGGGTGTCCTCCCGAGCGGCGTCCTCCCGGACGTCGAGAAGCAGGGCAACTTCATCCGGACCAGCTGGGACCGGCTCGCGAAGGTGCCCGGCGGCAAGGCCCTCTTCAGCCGCCTCGTTGGCGTGGCCGCGCCGTACACCGGCTCCATGGGGGCCAAGGTCGTGGAGCTGGGGCGTGGGCACGCGCGGGTCGAGCTCGCCGATCGCCGCAAGGTCCGCAACCACCTCGACTGCGTGCACGCCATCGCGCTGGCCAACCTGGCCGAGCTGACCGGCAACGTCGCGGTGGCCTACACGCTCCCCGACGACGCCCGCTTCATCGTCGCGGGCATGGACATCAGCTACCTCAAGAAGGCGCGCGGCACGATCACCGGCGCCGCGAGCTGCCCCCTGTTCGACTCGAACGAAAAATCCGAGCACGACATCGAGGTCAGCCTCACGAACCGACAGGGCGAGCAGGTGGTGGTCGCCACGCTGCGCACCCTCATCGGTCCGAAGAAGAAGCGGTAGCAGCCCAGCTACTTCTTCTTGGCGGCCGCGGCCTTCGCCTCGAGCCGCGCGCGCAGCCGCGACGCGTAGCCTTCCTTGTTCTCCTGCTTGGCGCGCCCGACCGCGAGCGCGTTCGCCGGCACGTTCTTCGTCACGGTGGTGCCGGTCGCGACGTACGCGCCCTTGCCCACCCGGATGGGCGCGACGAGCTGGCTGTCCGAGCCGATGAAGCAGCCCTCCTCGAGGTGCGTCACGTGCTTCTGGAAGCCGTCGTAGTTGCAGAAGATGGTGCCCGCGCCGACGTTGACGCGGTCCTCGACGATGCCGTCCCCGAGGTAGGCGAGGTGGTTCGCCTTCGCGCCGCGCCCGAGCTTGGTCTTCTTGGTCTCGACGAAGTTGCCGACGTGTGACTCCGGGCCGAGCTCCGAGCCCGGGCGGAGGTGCGAGAACGGGCCGACCTGCGCCCCCTCGCCCACCTTGCTGTCCGTCGCGACGCTGTAGGGCTTGAGGTAGGCGCCCGCGTCGACGGTGACGTTCGTGAGCACGCAGCCCACGTCCAGGCGCGCGCCCTCGCCGATGTGCGTGTCGCCGCGGAGCACCACGCCCGGCTCGAGCACCGCGTCGACCGCGAGGGTGACCCCGTGGTCGATGTCGACCCGCGAGAGATCGCGGATGGTGACGCCGGCCCGGGCGTGCCGCGTCGCGATGCGGCGGCGCATCACGGCGGCGGTCTCGGCGAGCTGCGCGCGGTCGTTGACGCCCTGCAGGCTCGCGAGCGGCCACTCGATCCCCCTCGCGCCGCCGCCCGAGGAGGCGGCCGCGACGATGTCGGTCAGGTAGAGCTCGCCCTGCGCGTTGTCGTCCGAGAGCTCGGCGAGCGCGTCCCGCAGGAAGCCCGCCTCGGCCGCGTAGACCCCGGGGTTGATCTCGTCGATCGCGCGCTCCGCCTCCGACGCGTCCTTGTGCTCGCGGATACCGACGACGGCGTCTCCTTCGCGCAGGATCCGGCCGTAGCCCGTGGGATCGGGCGCGCGGCAGGTCAGGAGGGACAGGGGGCCCTTCCCGTCGGCCCGCGCCTCGGCGCGCGCTTCGACCAGCGCGCTGACGGCCTCGGCCTCGAGGAGCGGCACGTCGCCGTAGAGGATCACGACGTCGCCATCGAAGCCCTCGAGCGCGGGCATGCCGCAGCGCGCCGCGTGCCCGGTGCCTCGCTGCTCGGCCTGCAGCGCGGTCTTCACGCGGTCACCGAAGTCCGCGCGCAGCGCCTCCTCCACCGCCTCGGCGCCGTGGCCGACCACGACGACGACCTCGCTCGCCCCGGCGTCGAAGGCGGCCTGCACGGGCCAGCAGACCATCGGCCTCCCGGAGACCTCGTGCAGCACCTTGGGGAGGCGGCTCTTCATGCGGGTGCCCTGGCCGGCGGCGAGCACGAGGGCGGCGAAGCGGGGGGCGCTCATGGCTCGTGCACATAGCGCACGGACCGCCGACACCCAAGAGGTCTGATACCCTCGGTGACGATGCGCTTTCCTTCGTGGGCCCTCGTCGTCGCTGCGTGCGCGCTCTCTGGCCTCGGGCCTCGGGTCGCGCTCGCGCAGGACGGCACGCTCGTCGTGCCGCCGCCTCCCCCTGCCGACGCGCCGGCCCCGGCGGAGACGCCGCCCGGCGAGGCGCCGCCGCCCGAGTCACCCGCGCCCGAGTCACCCGCGCCTGGCGTCGGCCTCGACTCCCCCGTCCCGGGGCCGAGCGTGCCGGGGTCGGGCGCGCCGCGCCCCGCCGCGTCGCCGCTCGAGGACGCGGTCGCCCCGCTCCTCATCGCGGCCGAGGTCGACCTCGGCGCCGGGCGTCCCGCGCTCGCGCACGCCCGCGCGGGCATCGTCGTGGCCACGCTGCCCCCGGGCACGCCGCTCCGGATCCGCGCCGAGGGGCTGCAGCTCCGCGCGGCGTCCGGGCTCGCCGGCACCGCCGCGCCCTCGCTCGAGGAGGTGCTGGCGCCGCTCGTGGCCCAGGCGGAGCTCGATCTACGCGCGGGGCAGGTCGCCTACGCGGTGCCGCGGCTCGACGTGGCGCTGGGCATGCTGCCGCCGGGGCCGCTGCGACAACGCGCCGAGCAGCTCCGCGCGAGCGTGGGCGGGCCTCCGTTCCAGGGGCAGCAGGCCATGGGCCGGATGCCGCGCCGCGGTGAGATCGTGCGCCCCCCGCGCGATCCCGACCAGGCGGGCGGCGGGGAGTGGGCCGAGCTCTACATCACCAGCGCGCTGTTCGGCGCCGTGACGGGGAGCTGGCTGACCACCGTGGCGTCCGACGGCACGGCGAGCCCCACGACGTACACGCTGACCACGGTCGCGGGCGGCGGGCTCATGGCGGTGGGTGTGCTGGGGCTTCACCTCTCGAACGCGCTGCGCACGGGGGTCCCGCCCACGATCTCGAGCAGCATCCGCTTCGGCTTCCTCCACGGCGGCCTCGTCGTCGGCCTGGTGGGGACCGAGGCGGGCATCGACGGCGACGCGGCGTTCACGCTCATCTGGGGCGGCGGCGCGCTCGGGCTCGCCACGGGGCTCGCGGTCGGCCTCGGCCTCGAGCCGAGCGTGAGGCAGGAGCGCTTCGTCGAGTCGCTCGGGATCTGGCTCGGCGGGCTCGGGACCTACGCCGCGATGATGAGCGACTACGCGGAGCCCACGGTGGGGCTCGCGCTCAGCCTGGTGGGCCTCGACGCCGGCATCCTCCTCGGCCTCGCGCTGGTCGCGGCGGGCCGAGAGCTCCCGCAGCGCCGGACCATGTTCCTCGATCTCGGCTTCGTCGCGGGCGGCGGCTTCGGCGCGCTGGCGGTGCTCGCGGGCTACTACGCCGATCAGTTCCGCGGCGGGGCGGACGTCTGGGCGTTCGGCATCGGCGCCGCGGTCGGCTCGATCGCGGGCTGGACGCTGCTCTGGTTCTTGACCGAGGGGATGACGGACGAGCCGGAGGCGGCGGCGCCCCCGCCGGTGCACCTGACCGCGGCTCCGATCGAGGGCGGCGCGACGGTCGGGCTCTACGGTGCCTTCTGAGCGGCCTGGGCTCGCGCTTCGTCTGGATCCAGGAACCACACCAAGGTCGTAGCGGGTGACAGCCGCGGGGGGCGCTCGCGGGTCGCGAGGCTCACCGGGACGTCGCCCGCGCGGCCGAAGAGCGCCGCGCGCAGGCTGTCGGCGAGCACGCTCTGATGCTCGGGCCCCGCGCGGTGGTGCACGTGCTCGACGAGCTCCACGAAGTGGCGGCCCGCGAGCTCGAAGCGCGCGATCGCCTCCACGTGCAGGAGGCCGCCGTGGGCCGCGATGGCCGCGATCCGCGCCTCCGCGAGGGCCGGGTCGACGCCGAAGGCCGCCTCCGCCCCGAGCGCCGTGACGGCCACGAGGTGTGCGTCGCGGGGGATCGCGTCGAGCACGGACGCGCCCCCGCACGCGAACGTGAGGTCGAAGCCCGTGTGGTCCTCGACCACGCGGGTCTCGCGCGCCTGCTCCGCGTACCACTCGTTCACGTACGCCGCCCACTCGGGCTCGCCCGGCCCCGCGGCGGCGTCGCAGCCGAGCCGAACGTCGTGCCCGGCCGCCTCGAGGGCCAGCGCGAGGGGGGTCGACGCCATCAACGCCTCCGGCCCCCCGACCGCGAGCACGAGCACCCGGCGTGGCGTGGCGAGGGCTCCGAGCCCGGACATCATCAGCGGCATCGCCCCCATACCCAGCAGCTGTTATATCGCCTGCCATGTCCACGCACGAAAACCCCCTGCTCGACCTCGGCTACGACATCCCCTTCGATCGCATCCGCGCCGAGCACGTGGAGCCCGCGATCGAGGCGCTGATCGAGCGCGTGAGGGCGCAGCTCACCGAGATCGGGGACGCGACCGACACGCCCACCTACGCGGGCACGCTCGAGGCGCTCGAGGCGGCGACCGAGCCGCTCGAGCGCGCGTTCGGCGTGGTGGGGCACCTCGAGAGCGTGGCCACCACCGAGGCGCTGCGCGCGGCGTACAACGAGGTCCGCCCGCGGGTGAGCGAGCTCTACTCCTCCATCCCGCTCGACCCGAAGCTCTACGCGCGGCTCGTCGCCTTCTCCGAGACCGAGGAGGCGCAGGCGCTGCCGCCCACCCAGGCGCGCTTCCTCGACAAGGAGCTTCGCTCGTTCCGGCGCAACGGCGCGGACCTCGACGACGCGGGCAAGGAGAAGCTCCGCGCGCTCGACGTCGAGCTGTCGAAGATCACGACCAAGTTCGCCCAGAACCTGCTGGACGAGACGAACGCGTTCGAGCTGATGGTCGAGGACGAGGCGAAGCTCGCCGGTTTGCCCGAGAGCGCGCGCAAGGCGGCCCGGCAGGCGGCCGAGGCGAAGGGCAAGGAGGGCTGGCGCTTCACCCTGCAGGCCCCGAGCGTGATCGCGGTCCTCAGCTACCTCGAGGACGCGTCGATCCGCGAGCAGGTCTGGCGCGCCTACAACACGCGCGCCGCGAGCGGCGAGCGGAACAACCGCCCCCTCATCGAGCGCATCATCCGCCTCCGCCGCGAGAAGGCCGCGCTGCTCGGCTACGAGAGCTTCGCCGACTTCGTGCTCGAGGAGCGCATGGCCAAGCGCGGGGAGGACGCGCAGGCGTTCGTCCGTGATCTGACCGCGAGGACCGAGGCGTTCTTCGCCGCCGAGCAGGAGGAGCTGGCCGCGTTCCGGAAGGAGCTCGAGGGAGAAGGCGCGCCGCCGCTCGCCCCGTGGGACGTCGGCCTCTACTCGGAGAAGCTCCGCAAGGCGCGCTTCGACTTCGACGACGAGGAGGTGCGCCCGTACTTCCCCGTCGACCGCGTGCTCGGCGGGCTCTTCTCGGTGGTCGAGCGGCTCTACGGCATCAAGGTCGACGAGCGCGCCGACGCTCCGGTCTGGCACGAGGACGTCAAGTGCTACCGCCTGGTCGATCAGAGCGGCCGGCAGATCGGCGGCTTCTACGTCGATCTCTTCCCGCGCGAGGACAAGCGCGGCGGCGCCTGGATGAACAGCTTCATCACGGGCGGGCCCAAGGCGGACGGCGGCTTCCGGCCGCACCTCGGGCTCTTCTGCGCGAACGTCACCATGCCGGTCGGAGACGAGCCGGCGCTCCTGACCCACCGCGAGGTCGAGACCCTCTTCCACGAGTTCGGCCACCTCATGCATCACTGCCTGAGCGAGGTCGACGTGCGCAGCCTCGCGGGCACCGCGGTGGCCTGGGACTTCGTGGAGCTGCCCTCGCAGATCATGGAGAACTGGACCTGGGAGCGGGAGGCGCTCGATCTCTTCGCCCGTCATTTCCAGACGGACGAGACGCTCCCGCAGGCGCTGCTCGACAAGATGCAGGCGGCCCGCACCTTCCGCGCCGCGAGCGGCATGATGCGCCAGCTCGGCTTCGCGCACGCGGACCTCGCGCTGCACATCGACTTCGACCCCGAGACCGACGGGGATCCCGTCGCGTACGCGCGCGAGAAGATGCTGCCGTATTCGCCGGTCGAGCCGCCCGAGGACTACGCGATGATCTGCGGCTTCACGCACCTCTTCGCGAGCCCCGTCGGGTACGCGGCTGGCTACTACAGCTACAAGTGGGCCGAGGTCCTCGACGCCGACGCGTTCACCCGCTTCAAGGCGGCGGGCGTCTTCGACGAGAAGGTCGGCGGCGAGTTCCGCGCCAAGATCCTCTCCCGCGGCGACAGCGCCGACCCGGACGAGCTCTTCCGGGACTTCATGGGCCGCGACCCGAGCGTCGACGCGCTGCTCGAGCGCTCCGGCCTCACGGCAACGGCGTAGGCACGTCGCGGTCCGAGGTGTCGCTCCCGAGCCCGAGCCGGCCCTGGGCGCCCTTGCCCCAGCACCAGACCTGCTCCGCGTAGTCGACCGCGCACGTGTGCTGCTCGCCCGCGGCGACGATCCGGACGGCGCTGGGCGCGCCGATCAGCTGCGGTGAGCTCGTGTCGCCGGAGTGACCCAGCCCGGTGCGTCCCTGGGAGCCCTTGCCCCAGCAGTGCAGGCGGCGATCCGCGGTGATCCCGCACGCGTGCTTCGATCCGGTGGCGACGAGCCCCCAGTCGGACCGAGCTCCGACCCGGGTGGGAGACGAGCGGCTGGCGGTGTCGCCGACGCCGAGCTGACCCTCGGCGTTGTCGCCCCAGCACCAGAGCTCGCCCGTCGTCGTCAGCGCGCATCGGGAGCCCTGGCCCGCGTCCAGGGAGATCCAGCCCACGCTGCTCCCGACGCGGGTGGGGGTCATCGGACCTGCGCCCCAGCACCAGAGCGACCCGTCGGTCTGGATCCCGCACGTGTCGTCGTGTCCCGGCGCGATCTGCAGCCACGAGCCGGGCACGAGCGTCGGCGAAGATCGGTCGGACGCGTCTCCGATGCCCAGACGTCCCGCCGCGCCGCTGCCCCAGCAGTACCCGGAGCCCGTGGCGTCGATGCCGCAGCAGTGGTTCGAGCCGCAGCTGACGTCGCTCCAGTTGCGCCCGGGGTCGACGCGGGTCAGCGAGCTGCGGTCGGTGGTGTCGCCGACGCCGAGCTGACCCTCTCGATTGCGTCCCGCGCAGTAGAGCGCGCCGCCCGCGCTCAGCGCGCACGTGACCGAGTCCCCCGCCGTCACCTGCACCCAGTCCGACGCCGCGCCGAGTCGGACGGGCGTCTCGCGGTCGACGCCGTCGCCGAGCCCGAGCTGCCCGCTCCCGTTCGCGCCCCAGACCCAGAGCGTGCCGTCGCCGCGCACGTGCGCGCTGTGTTGCTTGCCGAGCGCGAGCGCCCGCGTGCCGGGCGGCGGTCCCGCGTCGAAGCCGGAGTCCGGGATGCCGGAGTCGGGGAGGCCCGAGTCGATGGTGCCCGCGTCGAAGCCCGAGTCCGGGATGCCGGAGTCGGTCGGACCTGCGTCGAAGCCCGAGTCGGGGATTCCGGAGTCCACGAGACCCGAGTCCAGGAGGCCCGAGTCCACGGGCCCGGAGTCGGGTCCGGCGTCCGGGAGGCCCACGTCGGGAGCGCCCCCGTCCGGCGCGCTGGCGTCGAACGGTGGCTCGATCGCCGCATCGCTCGAGCCGGAGTCGCTCGAGCCGGAGTCGGGCTCGCTCGCGTCCATCGGGTCGCCCGCGTCGAAGAGGCCGGCGTCGAGATCCCCGCCGTCATGCAGCGCGCCGTCCGGGACGGTCTCGGTCACCTCGAGCGCGTCGGAGCTGAAGAGCTGAAGCGGCCCCCGGAGCTCGGCGTCGTAGAAGCCGCGCGCCAGCGGAGCGTCCAGCCGCACGAAGAGGCCCGTCGCGTCCGCGCGGACGATGTGCGCCGCCTGGCCTCCGATCCACACCTCGAGGCCATCGCGGAGCTGGAGATCGCGCTCCACATCCAGGTACTCCGAGGGATGCAGACCCTCGACGTGGTAGACGGTCTCGGTCACGTCGGCGACGTCGACCACGCCAGGCGAGAGCGTGAACGCCGGCTCTCCGCAGCCCACGGCGAGGAGCGCGACGGTGAGGAGGATCGTTCTCAAGCGGCACCTCGGGTCCGGGGGGCTTCCCCGAGCAGCTGGTCGAGCACCTCGGCGTCGAGCGGCTTGCGCACCACCCGCAGCTCGGGGGGCGGCGTCCCGCTCGAGCCGGTCACGATGACGACGCGGTCCGCGAGCGCCGGATCCCGCTCCCGCAGCGCCTCGGCGAGCTCCCGGCCGCTCATGCCCGGCATGTTCATGTCGCAGAGCACCAGCTCGAAGCGCTCGCGCTCGAGCAGCCGCAGCGCCTCGTGGGGATCGGTCGTGCCGGTCACGTCGGCGCGGCGCTTCAACCAGCGCTTCATCGCGCGCACCACCGCGGGCTCGTCGTCCACCACCAGCACGCGCGGGCGCCCGGTCCGAGGGCGGGGCGCGCCCTGGACCGACGCGAGCGCGGGCGGCGTCGACTCGCGCTCCTTGGGCTCGAGCGCGGCGGGGAGGCGCACCCGGAACGTGGTGCCTTCGGGACCCGTCTTGGGGATCGACAGCTCGCCGCCGTGCGCCTCGACGAACGAGCGCGACAGGTAGAGGCCGAGCCCCGTGCCGCCCTGCCCCTTGGTCGTGTAGAACGCCTCGAAGAGCTTGTCCTTCACGTCCTGGGGGATGCCCGGCCCGTCGTCCGAGACCTCGAGCACCACCCGCTCGCCGAGCTTCGCGACGTGCACCTCGACGTGCCCGTCGTCGCCGACCGCGTCGAGCGCGTTGTTGACCAGGTTGAGCACGACCTGCTCGATGCGACCGCGATCGCACTCGACGCGGACGTCGCCTCCGCTCACCACGTCGATGGTCCCGTTGGGCCGCCGCGCCCGCGCCATGCGGACCATGTCCCGGCAGAGCCGCGTCAAGTCGACGACCTCACTCGAGACCGCGCTCCCGCCCACGCTGATCGCGGACAGATCCCGGACGATGCGCACGAGCCGCTCCACGCCGAGCCGCGCGTCGGTGATGCTGGAGCGCGCCTCGCCGTCCAGCTCCTCCTCGAGCGCGAGGAGGTTCGCCTGGATGAAGGCGAGCGGCGTGTTCATCTCGTGCGCGACGCCGGCCGAGAGGCGCCCGAGCAGCCCGAGCTTCTCGCCCACCATCGCCTGGCGCGCGAGCGCCGCGTTGCGGAGGCGCACGACCGCGGTGCGCGCGAGCAGCTCCGCGAAGCGGACGCTCTGCGCGTCGACGGGGCCCTCCGTCAGGATGACACCGTGGTCGCGCTCGCCGTCGTGAAGCGGGATGGCGACCGCGCCGGCCACCAGCGTCACGGCCACGCAGCCCGGGGACGTCGCCGCTTCGCTGGTGGTCTGCTTCGCGAGCCAGGCCGGGCTCGCCCCGTGCGACGCGAGCAGCTCGTCGTGGGCGGGGCTGGCGACGACGATCCAGGGGACCAGGGAGCCGTCGAGCGCGAGCCGGAGCTCGCCGAGCACCCGCTGCGGTCCGTCGTCCACCTCCGCCTTGCGGCTGAATTGCACGGCGTTGCGCAGCGCTCTCGCGTCCTCGTGGAGTCGCTCGCTCATCGCCGCGATCGCGTTGCCGAGGTCCCCGATCTCGTCGTCGGAGAGGGCGGGCAGCGGCACCGGACCGTCGCGCGCCTCGCGGACGGCCCGCGCGAGGTGCCGGACCGGTCGGGTCACGGCGCGCGAGAACACCCAGGCGAGGAACAGGAGCGGGACCACGGCCAGGGAGCTCCAGAGCGCCATGCGCCGGGTGATGGCGAAGGCGGCCTCGCGCGCGGGCGCGAGCGGCGCGTCGACGCGGACCGCGCGGCCCTCCATGAACGGCGCGACGGCGTGGACGCGGCTCTCCGCCGCCTGGAGATGCGCGACGACGCCGCCCCCCGTCTCGTCGAGGTGGTCGACCAGCCCCACGGTCCACCCCGCGGGCCCCGCCAGCGCCGGGCCGAGCTCCACCAACGCGTACGCGCGCACGTCGCCGACCTGCTCCGCGACCACGACGGCCTCCCCGTCGAAGATGAGATCGGCGTGCTCTGGACCGGCGAGCCCACGGAGGCGCGAGGCCGCCTCCTCGCTCGCCGCCGCCTCGAGGACCTCGACCCCATCTCGAAACGCGAGGATGGCGTCGGCGGTGTTCTCGGCCGTGGCGGGCACCTCGAGCAGCCTCCCGGCCTGGACCGCGAAGGCCACCGCGCGCAGCTGCGCCCTCGCGAGGTCGACCCGCTGCTGGACCTCGTCGCGACGCCGCACCGCGCCCTCCACCGCCGCGTCCACGAGGGTGGCCTCCTCGTGCTGGCGGACCAGGAGCACGATGGTCAGCGTGGCGACCGCGATCGCGACCAAGCCGGCCGCGGTGACGACCAGGGCCACGCGCGCGAAGAGGCTGCGCCGCCAGATCGCCAGCCGGCCGATCATCGGTCTCTCAGCACCGGTCGGGTCATGACGCGCGAGTTGCCGAGGTCGTCGGTCACCCGCACGACCACGTTCGTCAGGCCGAGGGGGACGGCCTGCGTCGCCTCGAAGCGCCCGTCACCGCCCACTTCCGCCGGCTGCCCGTTGATGTCCACGAGCGCGCCGACGTCGGTGGCGCCCGAGATGGTCACGCGCGGTCCGTGCACCACCGCGCTCGGCGTGGGCCGCGAGAGCGAGAGCGCGGGCGGGATCCGGTCGACGTCCAGCGTGAGCGTGCGCGCGTCCGAGGCGCGCCCCGCGGCGTCTCCGCGCACGCCGCGCACCCACCAGCGCAGGGGCCCGCTCGGGGCCGTGAGGGTCAGCGACGGCTCGACCACGGAGTGGGTCTCGGTGTCACCTTCCCCGCGCGCGACGAACACGCGGTAGCTCTCCGCGTCGTCCACGGGCTCCCAGCGCAACGTCGTCGATTGCCGGGTGCGGACCGTCGCGCCGTCCTCCGGGACGGTCAGCGTGGGGGCCGGGATCGAGGCGCCCTCGTCGAGGATCTCACCGTCGGGCGCGACGCTCACGAAGCTGTTCTCCTCGATCTCGACCGGCGCGCCCTCGCTCCGTTGGAGCCGCGCGCGGCCGTGCAGCAGCGCGATCTCGGTGTGGCCGCGGTCGACCTCGACCTGGGCCTCCACGTACGCGTCTGCGCCCGCGCCCTGCTCCGTCTCGATGACGAGGTCACCCGGGGGCAGCGCCACCTCGAGCCGCGCGTTCTCCGCGCTCGGATCGAGGCGGGCGACCATCCGTCCCGAGAGGTGCCGGAGGCGGGTGACCCGCGGCGGCTGCTCCGGGACCCGGAGGGTGGTCATCGGCGCGAGGCGGACGGTGCTCCCGTCTCGGTGGAAGCGGATCCCAGCGCGCCCGTCCTCCATCGTCTGGATCGCGTCGGCCGCGCGGAGCGAGCGACCCCGGGCGGTCGGCGTCCACGTCGCCACGCCCGCGGCGGAGAAGCGCACGTCTCCCTGCGCCTCGTCCAGGAGCGCGACGGCCGGCTCGGCCTCTCGCTCCGGCGGCGCGTCGGGCACGTCGGGCGCGGCCACGCTCGCCTCGCCGCACGCGACGAGGAGCGCCGCCGCGAACAGCGCGCCAGCGAGGCGCTCACGGCAGCGCGAACGCACCGCTCACCTCCAGGCTCCCCGCGACGGGCGCGGCGCCCCACGCGCGCCGGTCCAGATCACTCCCCACCGTCACGCCGCCCTCGACGCCGATCTCGAAGCCGTCGAGGCGCCAGCGAGGGCCCCCGAAGAGGCGGGCCGCGAGGTGCGGCGAGTCGCCGCTGACGTCGACGCGGTCGAGCGCGATCGCGCCGCGCGCGAGGCCGGCCGCGAGCTCGAGGCGCACCGCGGCCGCGAAGTCGTCGCCGAAGATCAGCTCGACCGCGCCTGCCCCGAGCACTCGATGTCGCAAACCAGAG encodes:
- a CDS encoding M3 family metallopeptidase, encoding MSTHENPLLDLGYDIPFDRIRAEHVEPAIEALIERVRAQLTEIGDATDTPTYAGTLEALEAATEPLERAFGVVGHLESVATTEALRAAYNEVRPRVSELYSSIPLDPKLYARLVAFSETEEAQALPPTQARFLDKELRSFRRNGADLDDAGKEKLRALDVELSKITTKFAQNLLDETNAFELMVEDEAKLAGLPESARKAARQAAEAKGKEGWRFTLQAPSVIAVLSYLEDASIREQVWRAYNTRAASGERNNRPLIERIIRLRREKAALLGYESFADFVLEERMAKRGEDAQAFVRDLTARTEAFFAAEQEELAAFRKELEGEGAPPLAPWDVGLYSEKLRKARFDFDDEEVRPYFPVDRVLGGLFSVVERLYGIKVDERADAPVWHEDVKCYRLVDQSGRQIGGFYVDLFPREDKRGGAWMNSFITGGPKADGGFRPHLGLFCANVTMPVGDEPALLTHREVETLFHEFGHLMHHCLSEVDVRSLAGTAVAWDFVELPSQIMENWTWEREALDLFARHFQTDETLPQALLDKMQAARTFRAASGMMRQLGFAHADLALHIDFDPETDGDPVAYAREKMLPYSPVEPPEDYAMICGFTHLFASPVGYAAGYYSYKWAEVLDADAFTRFKAAGVFDEKVGGEFRAKILSRGDSADPDELFRDFMGRDPSVDALLERSGLTATA
- a CDS encoding mechanosensitive ion channel family protein, whose amino-acid sequence is MTWTFLDDPELRRNLLATGTLIFALILSRFAVLRTIRNMKVSSDAMRRRWTASVRNLVLIGLGLGVMVIWASELQAFAVSVVAIAAAIVLATKELIMCVSGSILRATSGSFAIGDRVEMGGVRGDVIDSTLLSTTLLEVGPGHQRTGRAVVVPNSVMLSGGVTNETFMDRYVVHVMTLPIKAEDDWRSAEETLLAVANDACADFVEPARAFMDRLSDKHSLPKFSVEPRVLVAMPKAGELELVLRVPTPVRERGRTEQRILRTFLERRRGDAAVVPPREDADTSLF
- a CDS encoding DUF4442 domain-containing protein; the protein is MSLVANVTSAFEGVLPSGVLPDVEKQGNFIRTSWDRLAKVPGGKALFSRLVGVAAPYTGSMGAKVVELGRGHARVELADRRKVRNHLDCVHAIALANLAELTGNVAVAYTLPDDARFIVAGMDISYLKKARGTITGAASCPLFDSNEKSEHDIEVSLTNRQGEQVVVATLRTLIGPKKKR
- a CDS encoding transglutaminase domain-containing protein; its protein translation is MTPRRRALMLTSALLGLLGFAALAFADGPTLHEFVPDLGADEGALVMSSGGETPDAIVSQGEVLPAPEGGPLDRNSEAPMAAGEGDSVRQEEAGRRSPDFRPDRVTELNGTVGYFTVFTPTIAPFKRVTALDAVTLARDGTPILSGASATRVPVEVLGAHAPPPDERPRDRFWGNVVLDFSEGRTVPFPSVAPDARLLTVDADPSVRLTFSKDSADNFFATAGPDAPRYVRVIFLTDAPRTYFGQPIPAGPVTFHADQTPALPASVQRDASLFAAELGLSRDSEFGQALRALATHFRSFEESSEPPRDTGRIYLDLSRGKRGICRHRAYGFVITAIGLGMHARFVQNEAHAWAEVELPGDAGWLRVDLGGAATGLEARGAENRPPHRPDVTDPLPRPEAYERAYEEAAQMSGLRAPEPGEGGGEGQGGGASGVGEDGDSELSGAAPSEGPSAQPQPGSGARRPLTLTVDRRAFEVFRGRELEVTGGARSGGGAVAGLRVEALLRAPRGDREWLLGVTVTDENGRYRGVYGVPPDLPVGDYQLLVRSPGNRELSAATAR
- the glmU gene encoding bifunctional UDP-N-acetylglucosamine diphosphorylase/glucosamine-1-phosphate N-acetyltransferase GlmU, coding for MSAPRFAALVLAAGQGTRMKSRLPKVLHEVSGRPMVCWPVQAAFDAGASEVVVVVGHGAEAVEEALRADFGDRVKTALQAEQRGTGHAARCGMPALEGFDGDVVILYGDVPLLEAEAVSALVEARAEARADGKGPLSLLTCRAPDPTGYGRILREGDAVVGIREHKDASEAERAIDEINPGVYAAEAGFLRDALAELSDDNAQGELYLTDIVAAASSGGGARGIEWPLASLQGVNDRAQLAETAAVMRRRIATRHARAGVTIRDLSRVDIDHGVTLAVDAVLEPGVVLRGDTHIGEGARLDVGCVLTNVTVDAGAYLKPYSVATDSKVGEGAQVGPFSHLRPGSELGPESHVGNFVETKKTKLGRGAKANHLAYLGDGIVEDRVNVGAGTIFCNYDGFQKHVTHLEEGCFIGSDSQLVAPIRVGKGAYVATGTTVTKNVPANALAVGRAKQENKEGYASRLRARLEAKAAAAKKK